Genomic segment of Seriola aureovittata isolate HTS-2021-v1 ecotype China chromosome 1, ASM2101889v1, whole genome shotgun sequence:
CTGTGGCAATTagctttgtgtgagtgtgtgaatgtgtgagagagTTCTTTGTAGTTTGTAAAGAGCCAAACCAATGTGTTCCCGTCACAGCTGCCCATTTGTGGGTAAAGCTGAACATGAAAGACCTGTTCAGTTTTATATctgaaatatataattaaactCTGATTACACTGTTTTGAGTTTTGAAGTGTGCATGTAAGTATAAGTTTCcagtgttaacatgctgatCATTCcattaacattagctttttcttttacccgttgaaaactgtaaaaaatgtcCATCAGAGCTTCCTTAAACCCAACTTGAAATCGTTATGTCCAGatcccaaagatattcagtttactatccCTTTTCTCTCCAGGATTCAGCATTGGCAGAATTGTGAAAATTTGCCAAGTTTGTCGATGTCCACTGACCGataatttcattaattaaaacagGGTCTAACTAGATGCCTAAATCATAAGGGTCATGTTAGGTTGCTGCCTCGTTAATGGATGTGATTGCTGTTGTTCATTTAGTAACGAAATCAGCGCAGTGTGAACGGTCTTTGGAGTAACATGTTAAAACTTTCTTGGTTTGTCACTTGTGGAGCTTAAACTGAAGaatcatcaaaaacatcataaattgtttttatcataccttttttttttttttctcaaatgcaATCAGTAACAATAAATAATTCCTCCCAAATGAATCTCatgttttcatacacacactgtaagatGATCtattaaaagtcaaaatgtttaattacaaAACAGCTGCATGTCCATCACACAGGTCACTCACACTCTTCACACAACCAACTGTATTAAAAATAGATACTACAATAATACTGAGAGTAATacatgaataataattaaagcaaacatgtGAATCAATGAAGCTCAACTTTTGTTTGTCCATGTTATAAGACATTTTAACCCTGAAACAATCTTTTTGTTGCATCATTAATTCTTCATATTAAACTTTAGTTTATACTAAGAATTGAATTCATGTATCACTATCTGCTTATTTACATCAGTAGACTCTTAAAAGTGTCACCAGTtttatgaaaacagctgcaaatcagttttgtctgtgtgtacatttttttctcatcagtgACAATATCACCTCCTCATAACTTGAGCTATTCTATAATTACTGTGACTTTAACTACAATTcatttctatttattattaCCAGTGTATTCATTCTTGGACTAATGTGCACAGAAACTCTACAGATAATAAGTAACTACAAATCTGCCATCAaaacgatgatgatgattcaaAAATGACTGGAGAAATGTTCATTTGTAGAGGAGGCTGTTCAGATGTCCACGAGATGTTCAGAGTCGTCCATGTTGTTCAAAAACTCGCCAGGCTTTCCCGTGTCCATTAACTCCATTAACAGCTGATCTATGCCGTTGTTGCACAGGCAACCATTTCCAGGTCCATCAAAGCCAGCTCTCTGACCTCCTCCAGCAGCGAGTACAGATTTGGAGTTTTGCTCTGGCAgaactctctctcctctttggaGAATTTGGTTAGCCGGGCCGCCTTCTCCTGCGACTGCTGGTACGCCTCCTCAGCCAGACGCACCACCTCCTGGACCAGCTTGCAGCGGCCCTGTGAGCGTGGCTCCTGGTGCTCTGCGCTGTGGTAAGGCTTGTTGCTGATGACCTCTAGGTTCAAACGGTCTGCGTGGCAGTGGAAGGACTGGACAGAAATACGGACctgtggagagaagaggaggcaaATGTCATCAGCACCCTCCACAGACTGGAACCTGATATGAAcccacattaaacacatcactgAAACAAAGAGAACCTGCAAGTGAAATATCACTTGGGTCTGATGTAAACATCTGAGCCTGTCCCTTCTCTCTGGGTTCGTAGAGGACCGTGCCAAATGATCATACAACTTCACTTAAAGTCGGTAGACAATAACAGACTGGATTATTGTCCAGTCTTTGAGTGATAAATCTATCCTGCGACTCACGGTGATGTGGTCAAACAGTCTGAAGGTGGAGGTGCCACAGCTGGAGGTGGTGGTAATGTGGTCAGCGTGTCGTCGCACTGAGCCACTCTGCCACTCACAGCTGCCGTCCGGTGCTGAAGCGACCACCTGGCCCTCCCGGTTCTTCATATACACCGGCGCCTTCACACCGTACCTGTGGAGAACACAGGTGTAGTCAGGATGGTTGAAACCTggatatttatttacattatcaCAGCAgatttataacattttcattaaatgaCTATGTAGTTATGATAACTACATGATTAAAAAAGCATCGACaaccaaaataaaacccaagtCAGTTTCTCACTCTGGGACAAACGCCAACACGCCGTCGTCTCGGATGGAGTAAATGACAGCGTTGGCCACGCAGCGCTCGTCCGTCTGAGGGTCTCTTTCCTTGAAgtagagacactgaaacaactCTGTGGACAAGCTCTGAGCTTGCTTTGCTGCCTGTGCAGGGGTCAGAGCCAAGAGGAGAATGAGTTTATTTCATCGAGTAAGAAGTGAACAAAGATACAGAACTACAGAGCAGCACTGACCCTGTTCCTGCTGTTGATGTGCTGAGCCATTTCCTCCAGTTCTTTGTTACCGGCTAATGCTTTACCAACGCCTGTTCCCCTCTCTGTGGCGATGGCTGCGGTGAGAAGGCGGTGGACCACGATGTCGGCATAGCGGCGGATGGGTGAGGTGAAGTGTGTGTAGCGGTCCAGAGCCAGACctaagagacagaaaacagacatcAGCACCGTTTGTCAgtataaattttaatttttaatcttCATGTTAATCTGAAATCAAAACCAGATCCTTCATTCGTCTTGATAATCCAGATCCAGACAGTTCCActaaataatacaataacagCTGATGAGGAGTGTTATCTATTGTACCGTAATGGTAGTACTGGTCCACGGACTGGGCACCAGTGGAGAAGTATAGAGCCTGTGACATGGCGTGGGTGGTCATCATTCTCAGCAGCCTGTTCACCAGCGGGTCCTGTGGGTCCACAGCCCGGTCCAGAGACTCAGCCAAAGCTTTGTTGGAACTGAAGAAACAGAATCGACTGTTCAAATACATCGCTCTCTAATCTGTAGATTCTCAATGAcagagaagttttttttttttttttgactctgCATGAGAAATGACTCAAAACAGCCTCCAGACACTCTTAAAATCCTAAATCAGTCACCTGGTGTCAATGGTGAATCCCTTGGCCCTGGCGCTTTCCACCAGCTGGCTGAAGATCTCCTGCCGTGCTGGCGGGTGACGCCTCAGCAGGGCCTGATGAGGGAAGGTCTCCTGGATCTTGCGTGCCACCCAGTGGTTGGCGTAAATCATGCACTCGGCCACGGTCTCGTGGACCTCCAGGGGCTGACGTGGGACCAGGGCTGTGATGTTCCTCTCCTCGTCGAGCTGGGCACGCACctgagaggaaaggagaggaaaggttttatttaaatgtgaaagacCTGAAATTACAGAAAACATGCCCAAGGGACGAGGATTGAGAAATATACAACAGCAAATGAGGAGGAACCAGGCATACCTCCACCCCCTCCAGCTCCAGcgctcctcctctgtccctctgcgCTCGGAGATGTCTGGCTACATGTGTGAGCATCTCCAGAGCCTGGGTGAGCTGAGCCAGCTTTGCGTCCTTCTCCTCAGGGCCAAGCTGCGCCAGCTCCGGGACCTCGGCTGGCTCTCTGTTGATGAGCGCCTGGGCCAGCTCGTAGTGGAGCTGGTAGGAGGAGCGGATGATTGTGCGACCGTACCACACCTTGTTGACAGCGAGCGTGTGTGCGTCAAGCTCCCACAGCACGCTCATTGCATACCTGGATTTGAGAAGGAACTTATGTAGGTAAACAAATAACAGATTGcatgttttgtgtatgtgtttatttgacTAAAAGCCTTCGATAACATGATGCACTGCAGAGAAACCTGAGTCCACTGACCTGTCGACTCCtcccagcagagagcagaggtcTGCGCTGAGAACAGCAGGTAACATGTCGTACCTGCGGTCTGCCAGGTAGTAGGTCGTAGccctgaggaggaaaaagaagaataaagagaAACTGTGTCTTCTCTCCATGGAGGAGTCAgtgtcataaaatattcactttgGTCC
This window contains:
- the dis3l gene encoding DIS3-like exonuclease 1; the protein is MIKTEKILHLKSCRGGKVRVVREHYLRERVPCYSCVCQADCVNDGKVLPGDLTHYVVPDAGVVVDYLEILEFRELQGIVITQTACQAVHHSKGRRQYNRLRNLLKDPRHDCVLFANEFQEYSYCPREKGESQEKWQTRCVYSAAVWYYNHLAGMMDVVMITEDQEAVAEYSSLNSGVYVISVQDYLQNFWPQLQAARELYSSISQALQEKESEGKEREYWEHLPAEVLEAGIKSGRYYQGTLNVSKHRAQTEAFIMMESFSNKSTDMSRILVHGEKNRNRAVHSDVVVVELLPKSEWRWMVTALTEGQGEEKSREDETKLLPTGRVVGIQQRNWRDYVVTFPPRDGSQSQSRNSQRILAVPWDHRIPKIRISTQQADALQDHRVVVRIDSWESTSLYPNGHSVRVLGRAGELETEVHTILIENCIHVPPFSDAQLREMPVNSPEKPWKVDPAQVTERRDLRQTHLVFSIDPKGCEDVDDTVSMRSLAGGELLELGVHIADVTHFVTEGSLTDLEARTRATTYYLADRRYDMLPAVLSADLCSLLGGVDRYAMSVLWELDAHTLAVNKVWYGRTIIRSSYQLHYELAQALINREPAEVPELAQLGPEEKDAKLAQLTQALEMLTHVARHLRAQRDRGGALELEGVEVRAQLDEERNITALVPRQPLEVHETVAECMIYANHWVARKIQETFPHQALLRRHPPARQEIFSQLVESARAKGFTIDTSSNKALAESLDRAVDPQDPLVNRLLRMMTTHAMSQALYFSTGAQSVDQYYHYGLALDRYTHFTSPIRRYADIVVHRLLTAAIATERGTGVGKALAGNKELEEMAQHINSRNRAAKQAQSLSTELFQCLYFKERDPQTDERCVANAVIYSIRDDGVLAFVPEYGVKAPVYMKNREGQVVASAPDGSCEWQSGSVRRHADHITTTSSCGTSTFRLFDHITVRISVQSFHCHADRLNLEVISNKPYHSAEHQEPRSQGRCKLVQEVVRLAEEAYQQSQEKAARLTKFSKEEREFCQSKTPNLYSLLEEVRELALMDLEMVACATTA